A genomic region of Spea bombifrons isolate aSpeBom1 chromosome 9, aSpeBom1.2.pri, whole genome shotgun sequence contains the following coding sequences:
- the ISG20L2 gene encoding interferon-stimulated 20 kDa exonuclease-like 2 — translation MSNIVLNLDSGPCPSGGKKEHFNTKHQQFLRKRKFLERKGFLKQKQLPAKPNAGHASNSWGQTKERGGQDGSWTKFNRTKKPSNQTGLGSGFHQQDVPDKSTRNAFRGQGSTLTVRVDTGPHHSRVASYVPNTATAVPNTSSAPSLVNGRRYGANTHCGAPPEQRKVNILSEFESGLPPVYSGTKPSYKLVAIDCEMVGTGPKGRNSDLARCSVVSYHGDVVYDKYIKPESPVTDYRSKWSGIRREHMVNATPFSVAQKEILKILSGKIVVGHAIHNDFKALRYFHPKEMTRDTSMIPLLNRKAGFQDKESVSLKRLAKQLLRKDIQTGRNGHSSVEDAKTTMELYRVIEAEWERELAAGNAQK, via the exons ATGTCAAACATAGTTTTAAACCTGGACTCGGGGCCCTGTCCGTCCGGCGGgaagaaagaacatttcaaCACGAAGCATCAACAGTTCCTCAGAAAACGTAAATTTTTGGAAAGAAAGGGATTTCTCAAGCAGAAGCAACTGCCGGCGAAGCCAAACGCAGGGCATGCCTCAAACTCCTGGGGCCAGACGAAGGAGAGAGGGGGCCAAGATGGCAGCTGGACCAAATTTAACAGGACTAAGAAACCTTCCAATCAAACAGGGCTTGGGAGTGGTTTCCACCAACAAGACGTCCCTGACAAATCAACAAGAAATGCCTTCCGGGGCCAGGGTAGCACGCTCACGGTCCGTGTGGACACCGGCCCACATCATTCACGCGTGGCAAGCTATGTGCCTAACACGGCAACGGCCGTGCCAAACACTTCTTCTGCGCCAAGCCTGGTCAACGGTCGCAGGTATGGTGCCAATACGCATTGTGGAGCTCCACCAGAGCAACGCAAAGTGAATATACTGAGCGAGTTTGAAAGCGGACTTCCCCCAGTCTACTCCGGCACAAAACCATCTTACAAACTCGTGGCCATTGACTGTGAAATGGTGGGCACGGGGCCGAAGGGGCGGAACAGTGACCTGGCTCGGTGCAGCGTTGTCAGCTACCATGGGGACGTGGTGTATGATAAGTACATCAAACCCGAGAGCCCCGTCACAGATTACCGGTCAAAGTGGAGCGGCATCAGAAGAGAGCACATGGTTAACGCCACTCCATTTAGCGTAGCGCAGAAAGAG ATCTTGAAAATCCTCAGTGGTAAGATAGTGGTCGGACATGCCATCCACAACGACTTCAAGGCCCTGAGATACTTCCATCCCAAGGAAATGACCCGCGATACGTCAATGATCCCCTTGTTGAACCGTAAGGCGGGCTTCCAGGACAAAGAATCGGTTTCTCTGAAACGGCTCGCTAAGCAGCTGCTGCGCAAGGATATCCAG ACCGGCAGGAACGGCCATTCATCCGTCGAGGACGCCAAGACTACGATGGAACTTTACAGAGTGATTGAAGCCGAGTGGGAGAGAGAGCTGGCGGCAGGCAATGCCCAGAAATAA